In the genome of Persephonella sp. KM09-Lau-8, one region contains:
- a CDS encoding PAS domain S-box protein, producing the protein MIIVFNIYSFGLRESIDFSILVPNSIIILVLIGAYYLTQRLKDIPEVYYKVNFGFILILAGQANFISYFLTKEDLHYLLISEIAVKLPGVVLTIIAFYQWIRHKEKNEEKLKESEEKWHSIVEGVNEIILILQENKIKYANAKIKEILGYDPEEIKDKSLYQIMGLNLDELLEKEKDFQIKLKTKDGQERIFEFNPSVITYEGKPAVLGIFRDITNRLLREKQLKETIEKLKETKEKLHEAQELARLGYWEFEPHTLSFFLSEEAQSIFCGKDKKCVMSFNEFLELVDPEDRRTVFEVRLEAIKYKRPYEIEYRINYGGEKIIKEKAKIIHENTSKEKLIGIVYDITEIHKAYQKILENEERYRNLFEYSNDIIIITDLQGNIIDTNQRAIYKLGYNKFDIRIMNIRDLFSEDFKKYFRYLLAKLLETGHSRFEASVKKSDDSFFPAEISASVFTIKNKKYIQLLIRDITERKIAEKELKLASIVFENALEGIIITDSDGKVLRINRELEELTGFNKKDLMGTEITFLPIFRAKHREFQRIWELVKRKGKWQGELIALKKNSEVFPIWLSLIQVKTDGKPTNYIAMITDITLRKHKEKTLENLAYYDTLTGIPNRTYFFIKLKSMIQETLRDGGKVALLFIDLDGFKEVNDTYGHEVGDKLLVEVAKRLKKSVRRDDFVARLAGDEFVVVLKDIYSKEDIVRIAHKLLMNLDEPFLIDGHYIHIGASIGIAILPDDAIDLETLIKYADRAMYHSKFTGKNRYTFYSDITDNIF; encoded by the coding sequence TTGATAATAGTTTTTAATATATATTCATTTGGTCTGCGGGAAAGTATTGACTTCTCTATCCTTGTCCCAAATTCAATTATAATTCTGGTGCTAATCGGTGCATATTACCTCACCCAGAGATTAAAAGATATTCCGGAAGTCTATTATAAAGTAAATTTTGGTTTCATTTTGATACTTGCAGGTCAGGCAAACTTTATATCCTATTTTCTGACAAAAGAAGATCTCCATTATCTCCTTATTTCAGAAATAGCTGTAAAGCTACCTGGTGTAGTTTTAACAATCATTGCTTTTTATCAATGGATAAGACACAAAGAAAAAAATGAAGAAAAACTTAAAGAAAGTGAGGAAAAATGGCATTCCATCGTTGAAGGTGTTAATGAGATTATTTTGATTCTTCAAGAAAATAAAATAAAGTATGCCAATGCAAAAATTAAGGAAATTTTAGGTTATGATCCTGAAGAAATTAAGGATAAAAGCCTATATCAAATAATGGGTCTTAATCTTGATGAGTTATTAGAAAAAGAAAAAGATTTTCAGATTAAATTAAAAACAAAAGATGGTCAGGAACGGATATTTGAGTTTAACCCTTCTGTAATCACATACGAAGGTAAACCTGCAGTTCTTGGCATATTCAGGGATATCACAAATAGACTTTTAAGAGAAAAACAGCTTAAAGAAACAATAGAAAAACTTAAGGAAACAAAAGAAAAGCTCCATGAAGCGCAGGAACTGGCAAGATTAGGATACTGGGAGTTTGAACCACATACTCTTAGCTTTTTCCTTTCTGAAGAGGCTCAAAGTATTTTCTGTGGTAAAGATAAAAAGTGTGTTATGAGTTTTAATGAATTTTTAGAGCTTGTTGATCCAGAAGATAGAAGGACTGTTTTTGAGGTCAGGCTTGAAGCAATAAAATATAAAAGGCCTTATGAGATAGAATACAGAATAAACTATGGTGGAGAAAAAATAATAAAAGAAAAAGCTAAAATCATCCACGAAAATACATCAAAAGAAAAGCTTATAGGTATAGTTTATGATATTACCGAGATTCACAAAGCCTATCAAAAAATACTTGAAAATGAAGAAAGATACAGAAATCTGTTTGAGTATTCAAATGATATCATCATAATAACAGACCTGCAGGGGAATATTATCGATACTAATCAGAGAGCAATCTATAAACTTGGGTATAACAAGTTTGATATAAGAATTATGAATATAAGGGATCTTTTTAGTGAAGACTTTAAAAAATATTTTAGATATTTACTTGCAAAACTACTGGAAACAGGTCATTCAAGATTCGAAGCCAGTGTGAAAAAATCTGATGATTCTTTCTTCCCAGCAGAGATTTCTGCAAGTGTGTTTACCATTAAAAATAAAAAATATATACAGCTTTTAATAAGAGATATTACAGAAAGGAAAATAGCAGAAAAAGAACTTAAACTGGCATCTATAGTATTTGAAAATGCACTGGAAGGTATTATTATCACCGACAGTGATGGAAAAGTTCTAAGAATAAATAGAGAACTTGAAGAGCTTACAGGATTCAATAAGAAAGATCTCATGGGCACAGAAATAACATTTTTACCTATATTTAGAGCTAAACATAGAGAATTCCAGAGGATATGGGAACTTGTCAAAAGAAAAGGTAAATGGCAGGGTGAGCTTATAGCACTGAAGAAAAATAGTGAGGTTTTCCCTATATGGCTTTCATTAATTCAGGTAAAAACAGATGGTAAACCTACGAATTACATAGCAATGATAACAGATATAACACTCAGGAAACACAAAGAAAAAACACTGGAAAATCTGGCTTATTATGATACTCTTACAGGAATACCGAATAGAACCTACTTTTTTATAAAATTGAAATCAATGATTCAGGAAACTCTAAGAGATGGTGGAAAAGTTGCCTTACTGTTTATAGACCTTGACGGTTTTAAAGAGGTAAATGATACCTATGGTCATGAAGTTGGAGATAAGCTGTTGGTTGAAGTGGCAAAAAGATTAAAAAAATCCGTTAGAAGAGATGATTTTGTGGCAAGGCTTGCCGGTGATGAGTTTGTGGTGGTATTAAAAGATATATATTCAAAGGAGGATATTGTAAGAATAGCCCATAAACTTTTAATGAATCTTGATGAGCCATTTTTAATTGATGGACACTATATTCATATAGGTGCAAGTATAGGTATAGCAATATTACCTGATGATGCAATTGACTTGGAAACTCTTATTAAATACGCAGACCGTGCCATGTATCACTCAAAATTCACAGGGAAAAATAGATACACATTTTATTCAGATATTACGGATAATATCTTTTAA
- a CDS encoding EAL domain-containing protein: MASKKTILSIAIDKDLLAKLKKLSEEKASSVSKLISNLIEEALYLEENVFKDDIYQNIDWLSEEWRDKLQVLFTKVLDTTPDPIWIKDLNLKFIYVNQAFEKAFKVKREDIIGKGDVEVLPPEVAKECIYSDMKALEKKESSHSLEKVPADNGKEIIFDVIKTPIFDRTGKLIAILGISRDITEIINIQKELERKNKELAEAYQQLRDIYEYDVVTGLLNKEKFVEEVHNKLDEASNRDKFEFILMEISNLIYANEVYGYDFGNKVLREFAESLKKALEENNFEFVLGKLSGNKFGLFVKSEVSDRRLLRKFLNFLKNIRILAPDDHYFIPKVSFVVKDITKKDKDDFEKLIVYMEDILTRVRENRRKNYLILRSNMSIYEKAIEAQKKLKEEIESGKFSPSLRPIVELNTGKKVAYEVTCGLSSIKDEDLCHLVDNIYIEAPLSQLDEKIIQLVKRKVYPKLKDEEKVFVKLRQQSIELMLNMPDSDIAKDILFIKDKAVFEITEDTFVKNIGTLHELKNSYNLQFCLDDFGTGNASIKNLIRMLEYEMFQYIKISESFIRTSMVSSKRKRVLKGVIAVTSEFGIKTIASGVSSEKLLDFVKEIGFDYATGKLFNEEKKIF, translated from the coding sequence ATGGCAAGTAAAAAAACAATCCTAAGTATAGCTATTGACAAAGACTTACTGGCCAAGCTTAAGAAGCTCTCCGAGGAAAAGGCATCTTCTGTCTCAAAGTTAATAAGTAACTTAATAGAAGAGGCTCTCTATCTGGAAGAGAATGTTTTTAAAGACGATATATATCAGAATATTGACTGGCTCAGTGAAGAATGGAGAGATAAGCTGCAGGTCTTGTTTACAAAAGTTCTTGACACCACCCCAGACCCTATATGGATTAAAGATCTGAATCTCAAATTTATTTATGTGAATCAGGCATTTGAAAAGGCATTTAAAGTCAAAAGAGAAGATATAATTGGTAAAGGAGATGTTGAAGTTTTACCACCTGAGGTGGCAAAAGAATGTATATACTCTGATATGAAAGCTTTAGAGAAAAAAGAATCGTCCCATTCTTTAGAAAAAGTTCCTGCAGATAATGGTAAAGAGATTATATTTGATGTGATAAAAACTCCAATTTTTGACAGAACTGGAAAACTTATAGCTATCCTTGGTATATCCAGAGATATAACAGAGATAATAAATATTCAGAAAGAGCTTGAGAGAAAGAACAAAGAGCTTGCAGAAGCATATCAGCAGTTGAGAGATATATATGAATATGATGTGGTTACAGGTTTACTGAACAAAGAAAAATTTGTAGAAGAAGTGCATAACAAATTAGATGAAGCCAGTAATAGAGACAAATTTGAGTTTATTCTTATGGAAATATCAAATCTGATTTATGCAAATGAAGTCTATGGTTATGATTTTGGTAATAAAGTATTAAGAGAGTTTGCTGAATCTCTAAAAAAAGCCCTTGAAGAAAACAACTTTGAGTTTGTATTAGGAAAATTAAGCGGTAACAAATTTGGTCTTTTTGTGAAAAGTGAGGTATCTGATAGAAGGCTCCTGAGGAAATTTCTGAATTTTTTGAAAAATATAAGAATCCTTGCCCCTGATGATCATTACTTCATTCCAAAAGTTAGTTTCGTTGTCAAGGATATAACTAAAAAAGATAAAGATGATTTTGAAAAACTAATTGTTTATATGGAAGACATACTCACAAGAGTTAGGGAAAATAGAAGAAAGAATTACCTCATATTAAGAAGTAATATGTCAATTTATGAAAAAGCTATAGAAGCTCAGAAAAAACTGAAAGAAGAAATAGAAAGCGGAAAATTTTCTCCTTCCCTCAGACCTATTGTTGAGCTTAATACCGGAAAAAAAGTTGCGTATGAAGTTACTTGTGGATTAAGTAGTATAAAAGATGAAGACCTCTGCCATTTAGTAGATAACATTTATATAGAAGCTCCTCTTAGCCAGTTAGATGAAAAAATAATTCAGCTTGTAAAAAGAAAGGTTTATCCAAAACTCAAAGATGAAGAAAAAGTATTTGTAAAATTGAGACAACAATCTATAGAGCTAATGCTAAATATGCCAGATTCAGATATAGCAAAAGATATACTTTTTATAAAAGACAAAGCGGTTTTTGAGATAACAGAAGATACTTTTGTAAAAAATATCGGAACTCTTCATGAGTTGAAAAACTCCTATAATCTGCAGTTTTGTCTGGATGATTTTGGAACAGGTAATGCGTCTATAAAAAATCTGATCAGAATGCTTGAGTACGAAATGTTCCAGTATATAAAAATAAGCGAAAGTTTCATAAGAACATCAATGGTTTCATCTAAAAGAAAAAGAGTTTTAAAAGGTGTTATAGCTGTTACATCTGAGTTTGGAATAAAAACAATAGCCTCTGGAGTTTCATCTGAAAAATTGCTGGATTTTGTTAAAGAAATAGGTTTTGATTATGCAACAGGAAAGTTATTTAATGAGGAGAAAAAAATATTTTAA
- the recG gene encoding ATP-dependent DNA helicase RecG, whose protein sequence is MKKVNQAKQLLEKLSSYDEKTLSRITGLSETLRELLEDNFPEGLIEDISLIDNLTPQKKKAFIQHLLKEVQTYIREKEVVQKPEKKEKKPVKKLDLNSFYSIKIQDLKILKPIEKRAFKKVGAENIYQAVTLFPKKYEDKRLKKLAKIKDGETGLFRLTVEEIKKINRGKLKVQVVLSQDKHKLNAYFVHDKPFLFTFFRKGKEVLLYGKVSVFGKEKSMVQPEIHNQFDPIILDRIVPVYSLRGDSSVKTSSQTINHLRRGIYKIMEKYLPYFPEYMPEYILEKYKLPSIEDALRHTHFPDREENLDKLNDFETRPQIRLIFDELFILELAQAYRKAAIKSNPAPVINVEPDFIQKFEDALPFKLTNDQKKAIKDIISDITKPSPMNRMVQGDVGSGKTMVAAAASLAVALDGKQVAVMAPTEILANQHYKNFKNVLEKFDIPVYLLTGSTPASEKKEIYKRIETGEAKVVIGTHALIQDELKFKNLALVIVDEQHRFGVVQRKALIEKSHVVPHVLVMTATPIPRTLALAQFGDLDLSIIKQLPAGRKPVYTFIYYDDEREILYRNVRKELDKGRQAFVVYPLIEESEKIDLKSAEEGYQQWKKAFPDKKVILLHGKMTQEEKDKIMEDFRNKKADILVSTTVIEVGVDIPNASVMVIEDAYRFGLSQIHQLRGRVGRGNYEGYCYLVLPEKFKHKQEDPEAEKKRLKTLERMKILVDTTDGFKIAEADLELRGSGDLMGTAQSGRFGLSIADFTRPKDRIILEYAKKEAEELISKDPKLEKHPLLKEIMFNKYADRFNLINVA, encoded by the coding sequence ATGAAAAAGGTAAATCAAGCTAAACAATTACTTGAGAAACTAAGCAGTTACGATGAAAAAACTTTATCAAGGATAACAGGCTTATCAGAAACCTTAAGGGAACTGCTTGAAGACAATTTTCCTGAAGGTTTAATTGAGGATATATCCTTAATAGATAATCTTACACCCCAGAAGAAAAAGGCCTTCATACAGCATCTACTAAAGGAAGTTCAAACATACATCAGGGAAAAAGAAGTTGTCCAAAAGCCCGAGAAAAAAGAGAAAAAACCTGTAAAAAAATTAGACCTGAACTCTTTTTATTCTATAAAAATTCAGGATTTGAAAATCCTTAAACCTATTGAAAAGCGGGCATTCAAAAAAGTCGGAGCAGAAAACATATATCAAGCAGTTACCCTTTTCCCTAAGAAATACGAAGACAAAAGATTAAAAAAACTTGCAAAAATAAAGGACGGGGAGACTGGTTTATTTAGGCTAACCGTTGAAGAAATCAAAAAAATAAATCGAGGGAAACTCAAAGTTCAGGTTGTCTTATCTCAGGATAAACATAAACTAAATGCTTATTTTGTCCATGATAAACCCTTTTTATTTACATTTTTTAGAAAAGGTAAGGAGGTCTTACTTTACGGAAAGGTTTCTGTATTCGGTAAAGAAAAATCAATGGTTCAACCTGAGATACACAACCAGTTTGACCCTATAATCCTTGATAGAATTGTTCCTGTATATTCTCTACGGGGAGACAGCTCTGTAAAAACCTCATCCCAGACAATAAATCATTTGCGGAGGGGAATATACAAAATAATGGAAAAATATCTGCCATACTTTCCTGAGTATATGCCAGAGTATATCCTTGAAAAATACAAACTACCATCAATTGAAGATGCTCTCCGGCACACACACTTCCCAGATAGAGAAGAAAATTTAGATAAACTCAATGATTTTGAAACAAGACCACAAATTAGGCTTATCTTTGATGAGCTTTTTATTTTAGAACTGGCGCAGGCTTATAGAAAAGCTGCTATAAAAAGTAATCCTGCACCTGTTATAAATGTAGAGCCTGATTTTATCCAAAAATTTGAGGATGCACTGCCCTTCAAACTGACCAATGACCAGAAAAAAGCAATAAAAGATATTATCTCAGATATTACAAAGCCCTCACCTATGAACAGAATGGTTCAGGGGGATGTAGGTAGTGGTAAAACAATGGTAGCAGCTGCAGCATCCCTTGCCGTTGCTCTGGATGGTAAACAGGTCGCCGTAATGGCACCAACAGAAATTCTAGCAAACCAGCATTATAAAAACTTCAAAAATGTATTGGAAAAGTTTGATATTCCTGTTTATCTGCTTACAGGTAGCACTCCTGCTTCAGAAAAAAAAGAGATTTACAAAAGGATAGAAACTGGAGAGGCTAAAGTTGTAATAGGAACCCATGCACTTATACAGGATGAACTGAAGTTTAAAAATCTGGCTCTTGTTATAGTTGATGAACAGCACAGATTTGGAGTTGTCCAGAGAAAAGCCTTAATAGAAAAATCCCATGTTGTTCCCCATGTCCTTGTTATGACAGCAACACCTATACCAAGAACACTGGCTTTAGCCCAATTTGGTGACCTTGACTTGTCAATTATCAAACAGCTGCCGGCAGGGAGAAAACCTGTTTATACATTTATCTATTATGATGATGAAAGGGAAATTTTATACAGGAATGTCAGAAAAGAACTGGACAAAGGCAGACAGGCATTTGTGGTTTATCCATTGATTGAGGAATCAGAAAAGATAGATCTGAAATCTGCGGAAGAAGGATATCAGCAATGGAAAAAGGCATTCCCCGATAAAAAGGTAATCCTGCTACATGGAAAAATGACACAGGAAGAAAAAGACAAAATAATGGAAGATTTCAGAAACAAAAAGGCGGATATTCTTGTCTCTACCACTGTTATTGAGGTTGGGGTAGATATTCCCAATGCTTCGGTTATGGTTATAGAGGATGCTTACAGATTTGGTCTTTCCCAGATACACCAGCTCCGTGGTAGAGTAGGTAGAGGAAACTATGAAGGTTATTGTTATCTGGTATTACCTGAAAAATTCAAGCATAAACAAGAAGATCCTGAAGCTGAAAAGAAAAGACTCAAAACCCTTGAACGTATGAAAATTCTGGTGGATACAACAGATGGCTTTAAGATAGCTGAAGCAGACCTTGAGCTTAGGGGAAGCGGAGATTTAATGGGAACTGCCCAGTCAGGTAGATTTGGACTATCAATAGCAGATTTTACTCGCCCAAAAGACAGAATAATTCTTGAATATGCCAAAAAAGAAGCTGAAGAACTGATAAGCAAAGACCCAAAATTAGAAAAACATCCTCTACTTAAGGAAATTATGTTCAATAAGTATGCAGACAGGTTTAATCTGATTAATGTTGCATAA
- a CDS encoding DUF1858 domain-containing protein: MKNIDLQTTIQQVLRKYPFTQKFFSSKNMYCNICSCKKHETIYYAATNYGHDPEQFLQELKEFIKNNEKGKSS; encoded by the coding sequence ATGAAAAATATAGACCTGCAAACAACAATACAACAGGTTTTAAGAAAATATCCATTTACACAAAAATTTTTCAGCTCAAAAAATATGTATTGCAATATATGTTCTTGCAAAAAACATGAAACGATATATTATGCAGCTACAAATTATGGCCATGACCCTGAACAATTTTTACAGGAGCTAAAAGAATTCATAAAAAACAATGAAAAAGGTAAATCAAGCTAA
- the ispF gene encoding 2-C-methyl-D-erythritol 2,4-cyclodiphosphate synthase: MYRIGIGFDIHRLEEGRKLIIGGIEIPSDIGFKAHSDGDIFFHALTDALLGAIGYGDIGQLFPDNQEKWKNADSRIFVEEACRIIREKGYEIENIDGYIVLQKPKILPYREKIIQNTAKILKINPERIFIKGKTYEKIGEIGEGTAAFAEVVVLLRKEEKE; the protein is encoded by the coding sequence GTGTACAGAATAGGTATAGGTTTTGATATTCACAGACTTGAAGAGGGAAGGAAGCTAATCATCGGTGGTATAGAAATACCATCAGATATTGGCTTTAAGGCACATTCAGATGGAGACATATTTTTCCATGCTTTGACCGATGCCCTTTTAGGAGCCATAGGATACGGTGATATTGGGCAGTTGTTCCCTGATAATCAGGAAAAATGGAAAAATGCAGATAGCAGAATATTTGTTGAGGAAGCCTGCAGAATAATTCGGGAAAAAGGATATGAGATAGAAAATATTGATGGATATATAGTCCTGCAAAAACCTAAAATCCTGCCTTACAGGGAAAAAATCATACAAAATACAGCAAAAATTCTTAAAATAAATCCCGAAAGGATATTTATAAAAGGTAAAACCTATGAGAAAATAGGAGAAATTGGTGAAGGAACAGCAGCATTTGCAGAAGTTGTAGTCTTACTGAGAAAGGAGGAGAAGGAATGA
- a CDS encoding NAD(+)/NADH kinase encodes MRIKMYPLFKRIHIFTKASEEAKNFAVRLKNWLNSYAIESEIFENLAELEHEENLKGVDLLLVVGGDGSLLITARRVAKHGIPILGINLGRLGFLTEVNEEEAFDVLAEILSKPLCISRRMMLRATLIRDGKEILKADVLNDVVVNKAILARIVDVAVYVGDRYITTYNGDGIIISTPTGSTGYALSAGGPIVYPMMENFLIVPICPHTLTDRPLMLPPYEPITIELVAEEKDAWLTLDGQEGTQLQYGDKIVVKQSPYYTYLVRTPDKNYFDILREKLDWK; translated from the coding sequence ATGCGGATAAAAATGTATCCTCTATTTAAAAGAATTCATATCTTCACAAAAGCAAGCGAAGAGGCAAAAAACTTTGCAGTTAGACTAAAAAACTGGCTTAATAGCTATGCTATAGAATCAGAAATATTTGAAAACTTAGCTGAACTTGAACATGAGGAAAATCTGAAGGGGGTTGACCTGCTTCTTGTTGTTGGTGGAGATGGTTCCCTTCTTATAACAGCAAGAAGGGTGGCAAAACATGGAATACCTATCCTGGGAATAAATCTTGGTAGACTGGGATTTTTAACTGAGGTAAACGAAGAGGAAGCATTTGATGTCCTTGCTGAAATACTATCAAAACCTCTGTGTATATCCCGTAGAATGATGCTCAGAGCCACCCTTATAAGAGATGGCAAAGAAATCTTAAAAGCTGATGTCTTAAACGATGTTGTTGTAAACAAAGCAATTCTTGCAAGAATAGTTGATGTTGCCGTTTATGTAGGAGACAGATATATCACAACCTATAACGGAGATGGGATAATAATCTCAACTCCAACAGGTTCAACAGGATACGCCCTTTCAGCAGGGGGACCCATCGTTTATCCAATGATGGAAAATTTTCTTATAGTTCCAATATGTCCCCATACACTTACAGACAGACCTTTAATGCTTCCCCCGTATGAACCTATCACAATAGAACTGGTAGCAGAGGAAAAGGATGCATGGCTCACCCTTGATGGTCAAGAAGGAACACAGCTACAATATGGGGATAAAATAGTTGTTAAACAATCTCCATACTATACCTATCTGGTTAGAACACCGGATAAAAACTATTTTGACATACTCCGTGAAAAACTTGACTGGAAGTAA
- the glyA gene encoding serine hydroxymethyltransferase yields MLEHVKNQDPEIFKALSLEFKRQQEHLEMIASENYTSYAVMEVQGSVLTNKYAEGLPHKRYYGGCEYVDIAEDLAIERVKKIFGAEHANVQPHSGSQANQAVFFSQLQPGDTIMGMSLAHGGHLTHGAKVNLSGIVFNSVQYGVNPETELIDYDEVYRLAKEHKPKMIVAGASAYSRIIDWAKFKEIADEVGALLMVDMAHYAGLIAGNAYPSPVPYADFVTSTTHKTLRGPRGGFILSKAQYAKDIDKWVFPRLQGGPLMHVIAAKAVAFKEAMTPEFKEYAHQTVKNAKALAEELKAEGLRIVSGGTDSHIVLVDLRPLNVKGNQAEEALGKANITVNKNAIPFDPEKPMVTSGIRLGTAALTTRGMKEDDMRRIAKNIVKVLKNLDNEKVIQEVKEDVLSLCSTYPLYPEWTKDYLG; encoded by the coding sequence TTGCTTGAACACGTAAAAAATCAAGACCCAGAAATATTCAAAGCACTTTCCCTTGAGTTCAAAAGACAGCAAGAGCACCTTGAAATGATAGCCTCTGAGAACTACACTTCCTATGCAGTAATGGAAGTTCAGGGCTCTGTTTTAACAAATAAATATGCAGAAGGTCTGCCCCATAAAAGATATTATGGTGGTTGTGAATATGTGGATATTGCAGAAGACCTTGCAATAGAAAGGGTTAAAAAAATATTCGGTGCTGAGCATGCAAATGTCCAGCCCCACTCAGGTTCACAGGCGAATCAGGCAGTATTTTTCTCACAACTTCAGCCTGGTGATACAATAATGGGAATGAGCCTTGCCCATGGTGGACACCTTACACACGGGGCAAAGGTAAACCTGTCAGGAATAGTTTTCAACTCTGTTCAGTATGGAGTTAATCCTGAGACAGAGCTTATAGATTATGATGAGGTCTACAGACTTGCAAAAGAGCACAAACCTAAAATGATTGTTGCAGGTGCTTCTGCATATTCAAGAATAATAGACTGGGCAAAATTCAAAGAGATTGCAGACGAAGTCGGTGCTTTATTAATGGTTGATATGGCTCATTATGCCGGTCTTATTGCCGGTAATGCTTATCCATCTCCTGTTCCTTATGCAGACTTTGTTACCTCAACTACACATAAGACACTAAGGGGTCCCAGAGGTGGATTTATCCTTTCTAAAGCTCAATATGCAAAAGATATAGATAAATGGGTATTCCCAAGACTTCAAGGTGGTCCTTTAATGCATGTTATAGCAGCAAAGGCTGTTGCATTTAAGGAAGCCATGACACCTGAGTTCAAAGAATATGCACACCAGACTGTAAAAAATGCTAAGGCTTTAGCAGAAGAGTTAAAAGCAGAAGGCTTAAGAATAGTATCAGGTGGAACTGATAGCCATATTGTTCTTGTTGACCTTAGACCTTTAAATGTAAAAGGAAATCAGGCAGAGGAAGCTTTAGGTAAGGCAAATATAACAGTAAACAAAAACGCAATCCCGTTTGACCCTGAAAAACCAATGGTGACCTCCGGTATCAGACTTGGAACAGCAGCTCTAACAACAAGAGGCATGAAAGAAGACGATATGAGAAGAATAGCAAAAAATATAGTAAAGGTTCTCAAAAACCTTGATAATGAGAAAGTTATTCAAGAAGTCAAAGAGGATGTTCTGTCCCTTTGCTCAACATATCCACTTTATCCAGAATGGACTAAAGATTATTTAGGATAA
- the rpiB gene encoding ribose 5-phosphate isomerase B: MKVAIGSDHAGFDYKEIVKKHLEEKGFQVIDKGTYSKESVDYPIFGEAVAQAVASGEADRGIVICGTGIGISISANKVKGIRAALCTNEYMARMARRHNDANILAFGARVLGIDVALGIVDVFFETEFEGGRHERRVNEIKNIEEKNFCS, from the coding sequence TTGAAAGTAGCTATTGGAAGCGACCATGCAGGTTTTGATTACAAAGAAATAGTCAAAAAACATCTTGAGGAAAAGGGCTTTCAGGTTATAGACAAAGGAACTTATTCCAAAGAAAGCGTTGATTACCCCATTTTTGGAGAAGCTGTTGCACAGGCTGTAGCTTCAGGAGAGGCAGACAGGGGAATTGTTATCTGTGGAACAGGAATAGGAATATCTATTTCCGCGAACAAAGTAAAAGGAATTAGAGCAGCCTTATGCACAAATGAATATATGGCGAGAATGGCAAGAAGGCATAATGATGCAAATATACTGGCATTTGGGGCAAGAGTTTTAGGTATAGATGTTGCCCTTGGGATAGTTGATGTATTTTTTGAAACAGAATTTGAAGGCGGAAGACATGAAAGAAGGGTAAATGAGATTAAAAATATTGAGGAAAAAAATTTTTGCAGTTAA
- a CDS encoding DsbC family protein produces MKKLILTLILLISAFFVYAEEGEGCLGADVTKEEVQKALSPLIGNVKVEKVSPSPIEDLYEVILDTPRGKIPVYVDCSLNYLITGSIIDIKNKRDLTREKAMSLAQQSAEEKIKKLEKLLGKEKVEKLKKALGPRFNDIKLVDLNEIPKKHLITYGNPKAKYTIYVVTDPECPFCAKFDKEMKKLLKMRNDVKFEVILFPLPFHKHASPISQNILCEKSAAKQKEILDKSFEYVRNKQYEKLSSLEKSCKEGKDIISEHFAFGSKAGISGTPTLIFPHGIIISGLMSADQMNKVLDALK; encoded by the coding sequence ATGAAAAAATTAATTCTTACGCTGATTTTACTGATTTCTGCATTCTTTGTTTATGCGGAAGAAGGGGAAGGATGTCTTGGAGCTGATGTAACCAAGGAAGAAGTTCAAAAAGCCCTTTCTCCATTAATAGGGAATGTAAAAGTTGAAAAGGTATCACCTTCACCTATTGAAGACCTTTATGAAGTAATTCTTGATACTCCAAGAGGTAAAATTCCTGTTTATGTAGACTGCTCACTTAATTATCTGATTACAGGAAGCATAATAGATATCAAGAATAAAAGAGATTTAACAAGAGAAAAAGCAATGTCCCTTGCTCAGCAAAGTGCTGAAGAAAAAATAAAGAAACTGGAGAAACTGTTAGGAAAAGAAAAAGTTGAAAAACTTAAAAAAGCACTTGGTCCCAGATTCAACGACATTAAACTGGTTGATTTAAACGAAATTCCAAAAAAACATCTTATCACTTATGGAAATCCAAAAGCAAAATACACAATATATGTAGTAACTGACCCAGAATGTCCGTTCTGTGCAAAATTTGATAAAGAGATGAAAAAACTGCTCAAAATGAGAAATGATGTTAAGTTTGAGGTAATCTTATTCCCTCTTCCTTTCCACAAACATGCATCCCCAATATCACAAAACATTCTTTGTGAAAAATCCGCTGCAAAGCAAAAAGAAATTCTTGACAAAAGTTTTGAATATGTAAGAAATAAGCAGTATGAAAAATTATCTTCTCTGGAAAAATCATGTAAAGAAGGAAAAGACATCATAAGTGAGCATTTTGCATTTGGAAGCAAAGCGGGAATTAGCGGAACACCTACTTTAATATTTCCCCACGGTATTATTATCTCTGGACTTATGTCAGCAGATCAAATGAACAAGGTTTTAGACGCATTAAAATGA